One Triticum dicoccoides isolate Atlit2015 ecotype Zavitan chromosome 5B, WEW_v2.0, whole genome shotgun sequence genomic window carries:
- the LOC119308014 gene encoding uncharacterized protein LOC119308014 codes for MHRVRVVHASPSSAAERGWVGKISREPWSPPVSLPSLQSLLIYYRRRRLLSVSDAATPTKITAPLVLRSREKGNSSRARRHASSEPHGGQHIDGFKAGPGRRLVSVVDGSGSALAFQRGEVGRPACVGRKGHEQEGDALEVMEKEVGGGISVHGDATPGTLLHTSTWLVRATWWPRCWSGSRADRSSRSKDLVVVHDIGLHY; via the exons ATGCATCGTGTGCGAGTCGTGCATGCCTCACCTTCGTCTGCGGCGGAGAGAGGATGGGTTGGCAAAATATCTCGCGAGCCCTGGTCGCCTCCAGTTTCCCTTCCCTCTCTCCAATCTCTCTTGATCtactaccgccgccgccgcctcctctcggtTTCTGATGCTGCCACTCCGACGAAGATCACCGCGCCGCTAGTTCTTAGATCCCGGGAGAAGGGGAACAGCAGCCGCGCCAGGCGGCATGCCTCGTCCGAGCCGCATGGTGGCCAACACATCGACGGTTTCAAGGCCGGTCCTGGGCGGCGCCTCGTCAGCGTCGTGGATGGATCGGGCAGCGCCTTGGCATTCCAGAGGGGCGAAGTGGGCCGGCCAGCATGCGTGGGGCGCAAAGGTCACGAGCAGGAGGGAGATGCGCTGGAGGTGATGGAGAAGGAAGTCGGAGGCGGCATCAGCGTCCATGGCGACGCCACCCCAGGAACCCTCCTGCACACCTCGACATGGCTCGTCCGTGCCACATGGTGGCCGAGATGCTG GAGTGGATCAAGAGCGGACCGTAGCAGCAGGAGCAAGGATCTGGTGGTGGTTCATG ATATTGGACTGCATTACTAA